A part of Solicola gregarius genomic DNA contains:
- a CDS encoding glycerophosphodiester phosphodiesterase, whose translation MYRSRRPDAARTVPTALGVLTLVVVLPTSSAGVAPDSTTAAGVSPTIASRSDDAVEKNKPPRIIAHRGASAKFPENTMLSFRKAINRGADWIEMDVQRTKDGRLVVFHDWSLRRTTNVEKVYPKLKSPSVGDLSYKKLRKLDAGKWKKKRFKGARIPPLKQVLRLGKKRDVKMLVELKNPGRYPGMMKKTLKLFNQLNLMKRGHKHDRVQLQSFKIRTMRHAAKHSPKVEIGLLYPDPPVTLKRLRWAQNINSYHREVERKYIRRAQKDYNIRVFVWTVNGNGGVKRAMRMNANGIITDRPKHTRKVVNRNKRFAPDELRIQLPPYDGTVPRHRA comes from the coding sequence GTGTACCGCTCTCGCCGTCCAGACGCCGCCCGAACGGTCCCCACTGCCCTCGGGGTGCTGACGCTTGTCGTCGTGCTGCCGACGTCATCGGCAGGTGTGGCACCCGACTCGACGACAGCGGCGGGGGTGTCGCCGACGATCGCGAGCCGATCGGACGACGCGGTCGAGAAGAACAAGCCGCCCCGCATCATCGCGCACCGCGGAGCGAGTGCGAAGTTCCCCGAGAACACCATGCTGTCGTTCCGCAAGGCGATCAACCGCGGTGCCGACTGGATCGAGATGGACGTGCAGCGCACGAAGGACGGCCGCCTCGTCGTGTTCCACGACTGGTCCCTTCGCCGGACGACCAACGTGGAGAAGGTGTACCCGAAGCTGAAGAGCCCGTCGGTCGGCGACCTCTCGTACAAGAAGCTGCGCAAGCTCGACGCCGGCAAATGGAAGAAGAAGCGGTTCAAGGGCGCCAGGATCCCGCCGCTCAAGCAGGTACTGCGACTCGGCAAGAAACGCGACGTCAAGATGCTCGTGGAGTTGAAGAACCCGGGCCGCTACCCCGGCATGATGAAGAAGACGCTCAAGCTGTTCAACCAGCTGAACCTGATGAAACGAGGCCACAAGCACGACCGCGTGCAGCTGCAGAGCTTCAAAATCCGCACGATGCGCCATGCGGCCAAGCACAGTCCGAAGGTCGAGATCGGGTTGCTGTATCCCGACCCGCCCGTGACGCTCAAGCGGCTGCGCTGGGCGCAGAACATCAACTCCTACCACCGCGAGGTGGAGCGCAAGTACATCCGGCGTGCCCAGAAGGACTACAACATCAGGGTGTTCGTCTGGACGGTCAACGGCAACGGCGGGGTCAAGCGGGCGATGCGGATGAATGCCAACGGCATCATCACCGACCGGCCCAAACACACCCGCAAGGTGGTGAACCGGAACAAGCGGTTCGCGCCCGACGAGCTACGCATCCAGCTGCCGCCGTACGACGGCACCGTGCCACGGCATCGCGCTTAG
- a CDS encoding CGNR zinc finger domain-containing protein — protein MDLVRYAERAADLVNADLEPTEAVDAYLADRRWLADQVTDKDARLLRRFQKELRPIFDQRARDAEVVDLLNSLLGKHPVTPYIAGDDADSWHLHVSNKASTVADLLVAEALMGLATLACDLGPGRFGECQASRCDAVFVDTSPNQSRRYCSERCSSRANVAAYRARQKALAREDAD, from the coding sequence GTGGACCTTGTTCGTTACGCCGAGCGCGCCGCCGACCTGGTGAACGCCGACCTCGAACCGACCGAAGCGGTCGACGCGTACCTCGCCGACCGCCGGTGGCTCGCCGACCAGGTGACCGATAAGGACGCCCGGCTGCTGCGCCGTTTCCAGAAGGAGCTGCGCCCGATCTTCGATCAGCGGGCCCGCGACGCCGAGGTCGTCGACCTCCTGAACTCCTTGCTCGGCAAGCACCCGGTCACGCCCTACATCGCCGGCGACGACGCCGACTCGTGGCACCTGCACGTCAGCAACAAGGCATCGACGGTTGCGGACCTGCTGGTCGCCGAGGCCCTGATGGGACTCGCGACGCTCGCCTGCGACCTGGGTCCGGGCCGGTTCGGAGAGTGCCAGGCGAGCCGCTGCGACGCGGTGTTCGTCGACACCTCACCGAACCAGTCGCGGCGCTACTGCTCCGAGCGATGCTCCTCGCGTGCCAACGTCGCGGCGTACCGTGCGCGACAGAAGGCGCTAGCCCGCGAGGATGCGGACTGA
- a CDS encoding DNA repair helicase XPB, whose amino-acid sequence MSCLIVQSDKSLLLEVDHEQSAACRRAIAPFAELERAPEHIHTYRITPLGLWNARAAGHDAEQVVDTLMEYSRYPVPHALLVDVAETMSRYGRLRLEKHPTHHLVLATTDRPVLEEVMRHKRIAPMLGDRIDDETVAVHPSERGQLKQALLKVGWPAEDLAGYVDGEHHAIELAEDGWSLRPYQQEAVESFWHGGSGVVVLPCGAGKTLVGAGAMAEAKATTLILVTNTVAARQWKDELVRRTSLTADEIGEYSGTRKEIRPVTIATYQVMTTRRKGTYTHLELFDARDWGLVVYDEVHLLPAPIFRMTADLQARRRLGLTATLVREDGHENDVFSLIGPKRYDAPWKDIEQQGYIAPADCLEVRVTLSDGERIAYATAEPDVRYRLASSTDRKTAVVEELVERHRGDPTLVIGQYIDQLDDLAERLGAPVIKGETSVKERERLFTAFREGELDLLVVSKVANFSVDLPEASVAIQVSGAFGSRQEEAQRLGRLLRPKEDGRSAHFYAIVSRDTVDADFAQHRQRFLAEQGYAYNIVDAEDLSSR is encoded by the coding sequence GTGTCCTGCTTGATCGTCCAGTCCGACAAGTCGCTACTGCTCGAGGTCGACCACGAGCAGAGCGCGGCTTGCCGCCGGGCAATTGCTCCGTTCGCCGAGCTCGAGCGCGCGCCCGAACACATCCACACCTACCGCATCACGCCACTCGGCCTCTGGAACGCGCGCGCCGCCGGTCACGACGCCGAGCAGGTCGTCGACACCCTGATGGAGTACTCGCGATACCCCGTCCCCCATGCCCTGCTCGTCGACGTCGCCGAGACGATGTCGCGGTACGGCCGGCTGCGACTCGAGAAGCATCCGACGCACCACCTGGTACTCGCGACGACCGATCGTCCCGTGCTCGAAGAGGTCATGCGACACAAGCGCATCGCGCCGATGCTCGGCGACCGCATCGACGACGAGACCGTGGCCGTACACCCGTCGGAGCGAGGCCAGCTCAAGCAGGCACTGCTGAAGGTCGGCTGGCCGGCCGAGGACCTCGCCGGGTACGTCGACGGCGAGCACCATGCGATCGAGCTGGCCGAGGACGGCTGGTCGCTGCGGCCGTACCAGCAGGAGGCCGTCGAGTCGTTCTGGCACGGCGGGTCCGGCGTCGTCGTACTCCCCTGTGGCGCGGGCAAGACGCTTGTCGGCGCGGGCGCGATGGCGGAGGCCAAGGCGACCACGCTGATCCTGGTCACCAACACGGTCGCCGCGCGGCAGTGGAAGGACGAGCTCGTCCGCCGCACGTCGCTGACGGCAGACGAGATCGGCGAGTACTCCGGCACCCGCAAGGAGATCCGGCCCGTCACGATCGCGACGTACCAGGTGATGACGACGCGGCGGAAGGGCACGTACACCCATCTCGAGCTGTTCGACGCGCGCGACTGGGGCCTGGTCGTGTACGACGAGGTGCACCTGCTCCCGGCGCCGATCTTCCGGATGACCGCCGACCTGCAGGCGCGGCGGCGCCTCGGACTCACCGCGACGCTCGTCCGCGAGGACGGTCACGAGAACGACGTGTTCAGTCTGATCGGGCCGAAGCGGTACGACGCACCGTGGAAGGACATCGAGCAGCAGGGCTACATCGCGCCCGCCGACTGCCTCGAGGTGCGCGTGACGCTCAGCGACGGCGAGCGCATCGCATACGCCACCGCCGAGCCGGACGTGCGCTACCGGCTCGCGTCCTCGACGGATCGCAAGACGGCGGTCGTCGAGGAGCTGGTCGAACGTCACCGTGGCGATCCGACGCTGGTGATCGGGCAGTACATCGACCAGCTCGACGACCTGGCCGAGCGCCTCGGTGCGCCCGTGATCAAGGGCGAGACGAGCGTCAAGGAGCGCGAGCGGCTGTTCACGGCGTTCCGGGAGGGGGAGCTCGATCTGCTCGTCGTCAGCAAGGTGGCGAACTTCTCGGTCGACCTCCCCGAGGCGAGCGTGGCGATCCAGGTGTCGGGAGCGTTCGGGTCGCGCCAGGAGGAGGCGCAGCGGCTCGGCAGGCTACTGCGGCCCAAGGAGGACGGCCGTTCGGCGCACTTCTACGCCATCGTCTCGCGAGACACCGTCGACGCCGACTTCGCCCAGCACCGACAGCGTTTCCTCGCCGAGCAGGGGTACGCGTACAACATCGTCGACGCCGAAGACCTCTCCTCCCGCTGA
- a CDS encoding NUDIX hydrolase, which translates to MGIENNAADRLAARVVLVDAAGRTLLFNGGDPARPEGGTWWFTPGGGVDPGETIEDAGRRELLEETGVRVDELGPVVYERYTEFAFNGGMIRQQESYYRVRVDDVPDVDTRGWTELERRSVNSYRWWTLHELRTTDETVYPANLVDLLEQ; encoded by the coding sequence GTGGGCATCGAGAACAACGCAGCAGACCGACTCGCCGCGCGGGTCGTACTGGTCGACGCGGCCGGACGTACGTTGCTGTTCAACGGCGGCGATCCCGCGCGTCCCGAAGGCGGTACGTGGTGGTTCACCCCCGGCGGAGGCGTCGATCCGGGCGAGACGATCGAGGACGCGGGGCGGCGGGAGCTCCTGGAGGAGACCGGCGTACGCGTCGACGAGCTGGGACCGGTCGTGTACGAGCGGTACACCGAGTTCGCGTTCAACGGCGGCATGATTCGCCAACAGGAGTCGTACTACCGCGTACGGGTCGATGACGTGCCCGACGTCGATACGCGTGGCTGGACCGAGCTGGAACGACGGTCGGTGAACAGCTACCGCTGGTGGACCCTTCACGAGCTGCGTACGACCGACGAGACCGTCTATCCCGCGAACCTGGTCGACCTGCTGGAACAGTGA
- a CDS encoding HelD family protein, which yields MGDLPDPELASERNHLQDSRKRLAQMRAKVEGLSAIGGDAVSTEYLKAALWQRMRALEDDPTVPLFFGRLDYTAANERLYIGRRHVTDDIGDPMVIDWRASMSRPFYRASKQEPMGVGLRRRFGFDHGELTAYEDEHLDRGDDGVTGQILRDEIERPRAGPMRDIVATIQPEQDDIVRSDISTSVCVQGAPGTGKTAVGLHRAAYLLYAFRDQLSRQGVLVVGPNASFLRYIGDVLPALGEIEATQTTVPDLVGRVRIRGVDAPAAAAVKTDARMAEVIAEACWSHLRPPQDALVVPRGSRRWRVPAYEVGEMLDELRARGVRYAAGRSMLAQRIAHAVLLKMEAAGDSPDDRVQDAVARSAPVRKYVDATWPRLQPEKVVHRLLSEPQFLERCAADVLTADERATVIWSKPPRSAGVARWTVHDAVLIDEAADVIDRTPSRGHVVLDEAQDLSPMMLRAVGRRASTGSVTVLGDLAQATTPWGSRDWATSLAHLGKRDTVVDELSQGFRVPSDVIGFAARLLPQIAPDLAPPTSVREASGSLVALAGDDAYVLACDAVARLIDELGSVGVIVADAQHDAMAKALDAHSLTYSRIGADDDMSAHVDLVPASLVKGLEFDHVVLVEPQAVVDDEDDHVTGLRRLYVCLTRAVTSLTVTHARPLPELLR from the coding sequence GTGGGCGACTTACCCGATCCCGAGCTCGCATCCGAACGAAACCATCTCCAAGACTCCCGCAAGCGCCTCGCGCAGATGCGCGCGAAGGTCGAGGGACTCAGCGCCATCGGCGGCGACGCCGTCTCGACCGAATACCTCAAGGCCGCACTGTGGCAGCGGATGCGCGCCCTCGAGGATGACCCGACCGTGCCGCTGTTCTTCGGGCGGCTCGACTACACCGCTGCCAACGAGCGGCTGTACATCGGCCGTCGGCACGTGACCGACGACATCGGCGACCCGATGGTGATCGACTGGCGCGCGTCGATGTCTCGGCCGTTCTACCGGGCCAGCAAGCAGGAGCCGATGGGCGTCGGGTTGCGGCGCCGGTTCGGATTCGACCACGGCGAGCTGACGGCGTACGAGGACGAGCACCTCGACCGCGGCGACGACGGCGTGACCGGGCAGATCCTGCGCGACGAGATCGAACGCCCGCGCGCCGGCCCGATGCGCGACATCGTCGCCACGATCCAGCCCGAGCAGGACGACATCGTGCGGTCCGACATTTCCACCTCGGTATGCGTCCAAGGGGCTCCCGGCACCGGCAAGACCGCCGTCGGGTTGCACCGCGCGGCGTACCTCCTCTACGCGTTCCGCGACCAGCTCTCCCGCCAGGGTGTGCTCGTCGTCGGACCCAACGCATCGTTCCTGCGCTACATCGGTGACGTGCTGCCTGCGCTGGGCGAGATCGAGGCGACCCAGACGACGGTTCCGGACCTGGTCGGTCGCGTTCGCATCCGCGGCGTCGACGCGCCGGCGGCCGCCGCCGTGAAGACCGATGCCCGCATGGCCGAGGTGATCGCCGAGGCGTGCTGGTCGCATCTGCGACCTCCTCAGGACGCACTCGTCGTGCCGCGCGGTTCACGACGCTGGCGCGTGCCGGCGTACGAGGTCGGCGAGATGCTCGACGAGCTGCGTGCCCGAGGTGTCCGGTACGCCGCCGGTCGTTCGATGCTCGCGCAACGCATCGCGCATGCCGTACTCCTCAAGATGGAGGCCGCAGGCGACTCCCCCGACGACCGCGTCCAAGACGCCGTCGCGCGCTCGGCGCCGGTACGTAAGTACGTCGACGCCACGTGGCCGAGACTGCAGCCGGAGAAGGTCGTTCATCGGTTGCTCAGCGAACCCCAGTTCCTCGAGCGCTGCGCCGCCGACGTACTCACCGCCGACGAACGAGCGACCGTCATCTGGTCGAAGCCGCCGAGGTCGGCGGGTGTGGCGCGCTGGACGGTGCACGATGCGGTGCTGATCGACGAGGCCGCCGACGTCATCGACCGTACGCCGAGCCGCGGGCACGTCGTGCTCGACGAGGCGCAAGACCTGTCGCCGATGATGCTGCGCGCCGTCGGGCGGCGGGCGAGCACCGGCTCGGTGACGGTGCTCGGCGACCTCGCGCAGGCGACGACCCCGTGGGGATCCCGCGACTGGGCGACGTCGCTCGCCCATCTCGGCAAGCGCGACACGGTCGTCGACGAGCTCTCCCAAGGCTTCCGCGTACCCTCGGACGTGATCGGTTTCGCCGCCCGGCTGCTTCCGCAGATCGCTCCCGATCTCGCGCCGCCCACGTCGGTACGCGAGGCATCCGGATCCCTCGTGGCTCTCGCGGGCGACGACGCGTACGTGCTTGCGTGCGACGCCGTGGCGCGGCTCATCGACGAGTTGGGGTCGGTCGGGGTTATCGTCGCCGATGCCCAGCACGACGCGATGGCTAAAGCGCTCGACGCTCACTCCCTCACGTACAGCCGCATCGGCGCCGACGACGACATGTCCGCACACGTCGACCTGGTGCCGGCGAGCCTCGTCAAGGGCCTGGAGTTCGACCATGTCGTACTCGTCGAGCCGCAGGCCGTCGTCGACGACGAGGACGACCACGTGACGGGGCTCCGCCGGCTGTACGTCTGCCTGACCCGTGCGGTGACGTCGCTGACCGTCACGCACGCGCGGCCGCTTCCGGAGCTGCTCCGATGA
- a CDS encoding HD domain-containing protein, producing the protein MSGWQAGLERRWSEPHRHHHDRTHLADVLAALDELAAGGEPFDAEVVRTAAWFHDAVYDPRADDNEERSAELALELLPSDENPSEVARLVRITRTHAADAGDSNAAALCDADLSVLASDRERYDRYADNVRREYAHVPDADFHAGRAAILVGFLERAALFTTATGRARWESPARANLDREIATLRSR; encoded by the coding sequence ATGAGCGGCTGGCAGGCAGGACTCGAGCGCCGGTGGTCGGAGCCGCACCGCCATCACCACGACCGTACGCATCTCGCCGACGTGCTCGCGGCACTCGACGAGCTGGCGGCCGGCGGCGAGCCGTTCGACGCCGAGGTCGTACGTACGGCGGCATGGTTCCATGACGCGGTGTACGACCCGCGCGCCGATGACAACGAGGAGCGCTCGGCCGAACTCGCGCTCGAGCTGCTGCCCTCGGACGAGAATCCCAGCGAGGTCGCCCGGCTCGTACGCATCACCCGAACCCATGCGGCCGATGCCGGCGACTCGAACGCCGCCGCCCTGTGCGATGCCGACCTCTCCGTGCTCGCATCCGACCGCGAGCGCTATGACCGATACGCCGACAACGTGCGTCGCGAGTACGCCCACGTACCCGACGCCGACTTCCATGCCGGCCGAGCGGCAATCCTCGTGGGGTTCCTCGAGCGCGCCGCACTGTTCACGACCGCGACCGGCCGCGCGCGCTGGGAGTCGCCCGCCCGCGCCAACCTCGACCGAGAGATCGCCACCCTCCGCTCACGGTGA
- a CDS encoding DUF4031 domain-containing protein: MTILIDPPSWPGHGRLWSHLVSTASYAELHAFAQEQGLPERLFERDHYDVPDRLFDAVVAAGATPVSSKVLVHALVESGLRRRKHR, from the coding sequence ATGACGATCCTGATCGATCCGCCGTCGTGGCCCGGGCACGGGCGGTTGTGGTCGCATCTGGTCAGCACGGCGTCGTACGCCGAGCTGCATGCATTTGCGCAGGAGCAGGGCCTTCCGGAGCGGCTGTTCGAGCGCGACCACTACGACGTGCCGGACCGGCTGTTCGATGCCGTCGTCGCGGCGGGGGCGACACCGGTTTCGAGCAAGGTGCTCGTCCACGCGCTCGTCGAGTCGGGCCTACGCCGCCGCAAACACCGCTGA
- a CDS encoding 4-hydroxybenzoate 3-monooxygenase — protein sequence MRTQVAIVGAGPAGLLLSQLLGVEGVDSVVVERRSRAYVEARIRAGILESSTVDLLDAVGLGNRVHAAGDEHRGIYLQWPHERHHLDFVDLVGRSVWVYGQTDLTRDLGAARDAHGQQFAYEISDTAVHDIETEHPYVTYRDSAGVDQRLDADVVVGCDGSFGPCRSAVPERVRRTWERVYPYAWLGVLADVAPSTDELIYAWHPDGFALHSMRSATVSRLYLQVDAGASIDDWSDARIWDALAARLGHGQDGWELQRGPIAEKSVLPMRSHVSEPMRHGRLFLAGDAAHIVPPTGAKGLNLAVADVALLAPALVAMLRKNDPRLADAYSETALRRVWRCTHFSWWMTTMLHQSGDPFDAALQQSQLRWVTTSGAGAAGLAENYAGLPIGF from the coding sequence ATGCGTACGCAGGTCGCCATCGTCGGCGCGGGTCCGGCCGGGCTGTTGCTGTCCCAGCTCCTCGGCGTCGAGGGAGTCGACTCGGTTGTCGTCGAGCGGCGCTCCCGCGCGTACGTGGAGGCGCGTATCCGGGCCGGCATCCTGGAGAGCTCGACGGTCGACCTGCTCGACGCTGTGGGGCTCGGAAACCGGGTGCACGCCGCGGGCGACGAGCATCGCGGCATCTACCTGCAGTGGCCGCACGAACGACACCATCTCGACTTCGTCGATCTCGTGGGGCGCAGCGTGTGGGTATACGGGCAGACCGACCTGACCCGCGACCTCGGCGCCGCGCGGGACGCGCACGGTCAGCAGTTCGCGTACGAGATCAGCGACACTGCCGTGCACGACATCGAGACCGAGCATCCGTACGTGACGTACCGCGACTCCGCGGGTGTCGACCAGCGGCTCGACGCCGACGTCGTGGTGGGCTGCGACGGTTCGTTCGGCCCGTGCCGCTCGGCGGTGCCCGAACGCGTTCGCCGTACGTGGGAGCGCGTGTACCCGTACGCCTGGCTGGGAGTGCTCGCGGATGTCGCGCCCTCGACCGACGAGCTGATCTATGCCTGGCATCCCGATGGCTTCGCGTTGCACTCGATGCGCTCGGCCACGGTGAGCCGTCTCTACCTGCAGGTCGACGCCGGCGCAAGCATCGACGACTGGTCGGACGCGCGGATCTGGGACGCGCTCGCTGCCCGGCTGGGGCACGGGCAGGACGGCTGGGAGCTCCAGCGCGGACCGATCGCCGAGAAGTCCGTGCTCCCGATGCGTAGCCACGTGTCGGAGCCGATGCGGCACGGCCGGCTGTTCCTGGCCGGCGATGCCGCGCACATCGTGCCACCCACCGGCGCGAAGGGTCTCAACCTCGCGGTCGCGGACGTCGCGCTGCTGGCGCCGGCGCTCGTCGCGATGCTTCGCAAGAACGATCCCCGGCTCGCCGACGCGTACTCCGAGACCGCGCTCCGACGTGTCTGGAGGTGTACGCACTTCTCGTGGTGGATGACGACGATGCTGCATCAGAGCGGCGACCCGTTCGATGCGGCGCTCCAGCAGTCGCAGCTGCGCTGGGTGACGACGAGCGGCGCCGGCGCCGCCGGACTCGCGGAGAACTACGCCGGCCTACCGATCGGCTTCTAG
- a CDS encoding carboxymuconolactone decarboxylase family protein produces the protein MNQRLKFAETAPEAYATVLGLEKYNRRSVDPIVYELVKIRASILNGCSLCVDMHTHEAMEAGETPQRLFGLGAWHDAPFYTEKERAALALTEAVTKLGDHGVPDDVWDQAAAVWDEKEIADLLTAIATINVWNRLMISTQTPPPLR, from the coding sequence GTGAACCAACGCCTCAAGTTCGCCGAGACGGCGCCCGAAGCGTACGCGACCGTGCTCGGGCTGGAGAAGTACAACCGGCGCTCGGTCGACCCGATCGTCTACGAGCTGGTCAAGATCAGGGCCTCGATCCTCAACGGCTGCTCGTTGTGCGTCGACATGCACACCCACGAGGCGATGGAGGCGGGCGAGACGCCGCAGCGGCTGTTCGGCCTCGGCGCCTGGCACGACGCACCGTTCTACACAGAGAAGGAGCGGGCAGCGCTCGCGCTCACCGAGGCGGTCACCAAGCTCGGCGACCACGGCGTGCCGGACGACGTGTGGGACCAGGCCGCCGCCGTATGGGACGAGAAGGAGATCGCCGACCTGTTGACGGCGATTGCGACAATCAACGTGTGGAACCGGCTGATGATCTCGACCCAGACGCCGCCACCGCTGCGTTGA
- the sigJ gene encoding RNA polymerase sigma factor SigJ: protein MEPADDLDPDAATAALTTVTWAAERPRLLTLGYRMLGSWHDAEDIVQDAWLRWAAADRTDIESPTAYLTTMVTRLAIDRLRARQRSLEAYVGPWLPEPVATDRLPDDLAGDADSLSLATLHLMERLTPPERAVYVLREGFAYSFREIGTILDRTEPGVRQLFKRARQRIGDKPRFQADPAEHERLLRAVMDASRAGDVDELERELHDQVVLWSDGGGKAAAALKPIVGPAKVARFLAGVYGRRPAEFELVELNGLPALEITARNGTRIMALDLVDGAVAGVYMVANPDKLAYV from the coding sequence GTGGAACCGGCTGATGATCTCGACCCAGACGCCGCCACCGCTGCGTTGACCACGGTGACCTGGGCGGCCGAGCGTCCGCGCCTGCTGACGCTCGGCTACCGCATGCTCGGCTCGTGGCACGACGCCGAAGACATCGTCCAGGACGCCTGGCTGCGCTGGGCGGCCGCCGATCGCACCGACATCGAGTCACCCACCGCGTACCTGACGACCATGGTGACCCGGCTCGCGATCGACCGGCTCCGCGCCCGCCAGCGCAGCCTGGAGGCGTACGTCGGCCCGTGGCTCCCCGAGCCGGTCGCGACGGACCGGCTTCCCGACGACCTCGCGGGCGATGCCGACTCGCTGTCGCTCGCGACGCTGCACCTGATGGAGCGCCTCACGCCGCCCGAGCGCGCCGTGTACGTGCTGCGCGAGGGGTTCGCGTACTCCTTCCGCGAGATCGGCACGATCCTCGACCGGACCGAGCCGGGCGTACGCCAGCTCTTCAAACGGGCGCGGCAGCGGATCGGCGACAAGCCGCGGTTCCAGGCCGATCCCGCCGAGCACGAGCGCCTGCTGCGGGCGGTGATGGACGCGTCGCGCGCGGGCGATGTCGACGAGCTCGAACGCGAGCTGCACGACCAGGTCGTGCTCTGGTCGGACGGCGGCGGCAAGGCCGCGGCCGCGCTCAAACCGATCGTCGGACCCGCCAAGGTCGCCCGCTTCCTCGCGGGGGTGTACGGCCGGCGTCCGGCCGAGTTCGAGCTCGTCGAGCTCAACGGCCTGCCCGCACTCGAGATCACGGCCCGCAACGGTACGCGGATCATGGCGCTCGACCTGGTCGATGGCGCGGTCGCCGGCGTCTACATGGTCGCCAACCCCGACAAGCTCGCGTACGTATAG
- a CDS encoding IclR family transcriptional regulator: MAGNSARTGVSVASRVLAVLGAYDSEHRRLALSEIARRADLPLPTAHRLVGELAQWGALVRQPDGAYVVGRRLWDIGLLAPVQSGLREVASPFLHDLYGATLATVHLAVRDGTEALYVDRHAGHSSVPVVSQVGSRLPLYATGVGKVLLAYAPPGLVDEVLADLRHVTPYTVTQPGRLRDQLRRVRRDGFAQTSEEMSLGACSVAVPIRDGRDVVVAALGIVVANLSRDRPRLVAALQVAAHGIGRSI; this comes from the coding sequence ATGGCCGGCAACAGCGCACGCACCGGCGTGAGCGTCGCGTCGCGGGTGCTGGCCGTGCTCGGGGCTTACGACTCCGAGCACCGACGACTGGCGCTCAGCGAGATCGCGCGCCGGGCCGACCTCCCGCTGCCGACCGCCCACCGCCTGGTGGGTGAGCTCGCGCAGTGGGGCGCGCTGGTACGTCAGCCGGACGGCGCGTACGTCGTCGGGCGACGGCTCTGGGACATCGGCCTGCTCGCGCCCGTACAGTCCGGGCTCCGCGAGGTGGCGTCGCCGTTCCTGCACGACCTTTACGGTGCGACGCTTGCGACGGTGCATCTCGCCGTGCGTGACGGCACCGAGGCCCTGTACGTCGACCGCCACGCGGGCCACTCGTCGGTCCCCGTAGTGAGCCAGGTGGGTTCGCGACTGCCGTTGTACGCAACGGGAGTTGGCAAGGTGCTGCTCGCGTACGCGCCGCCGGGCCTCGTCGACGAGGTGCTCGCCGATCTGAGGCATGTCACGCCGTACACGGTCACCCAACCCGGCCGGCTGCGTGACCAGTTGCGCCGCGTACGTCGAGACGGCTTCGCGCAGACCAGCGAGGAGATGAGCCTCGGGGCGTGCTCGGTCGCGGTACCCATTCGCGACGGACGCGACGTCGTCGTGGCCGCGCTCGGCATCGTCGTGGCGAACCTCAGCCGTGACCGCCCGCGGTTGGTCGCGGCGCTGCAGGTCGCTGCACACGGCATCGGCCGCAGCATCTGA
- the pcaH gene encoding protocatechuate 3,4-dioxygenase subunit beta: protein MNETSAPVASSDAATATQIEISDEIGGIVRAYETQTAVESAPRLDYPPYRSSILRHPTKDLRHADPEAVERYGPVFGEHEIDPLESDLTVQHDGEPIGERIVVTGRVTDGDGRPVAGQLVEVWQANAAGRYIHKRDQHPAPVDPHFTGAGRCLTARDGSYRFTTIKPGPYPWKNHHNAWRPAHIHFSLFGTDFTQRLVTQMYFPGDPLFALDPIYQSIVDPSARDRLVATYDHGVTQHEWATGYRWDIVLSGGTRTWTEQDER, encoded by the coding sequence GTGAACGAGACCTCGGCACCCGTCGCATCCTCGGACGCCGCTACCGCGACGCAGATCGAGATCAGCGACGAGATCGGCGGCATCGTCCGGGCGTACGAAACGCAGACGGCCGTCGAGTCCGCTCCGCGGCTCGACTATCCGCCGTACCGCAGCAGCATCCTGCGCCATCCGACCAAGGACCTGCGCCACGCCGACCCCGAAGCCGTGGAGCGGTACGGTCCGGTGTTCGGCGAACACGAGATCGACCCGCTGGAGTCGGACCTCACCGTGCAGCACGACGGTGAGCCGATCGGCGAGCGCATCGTCGTCACCGGACGCGTGACCGACGGCGACGGCCGACCGGTCGCGGGGCAGCTGGTCGAGGTCTGGCAGGCCAACGCCGCGGGCCGCTACATACACAAGCGCGACCAGCATCCCGCTCCGGTCGACCCGCATTTCACCGGCGCCGGCCGCTGCCTGACCGCGCGCGACGGCTCGTACCGCTTCACGACGATCAAGCCCGGGCCGTACCCGTGGAAGAACCACCACAATGCCTGGCGTCCCGCGCACATTCACTTCTCGCTGTTCGGCACCGATTTCACCCAGCGCTTGGTGACCCAGATGTACTTCCCGGGCGACCCGCTGTTCGCCCTCGACCCGATCTACCAGTCGATCGTCGACCCGAGCGCTCGCGACCGACTCGTCGCGACGTACGACCACGGGGTCACCCAGCACGAGTGGGCGACGGGCTATCGCTGGGACATCGTGCTGTCGGGCGGGACGCGTACGTGGACCGAGCAGGACGAGCGGTGA